Proteins from a genomic interval of Oncorhynchus mykiss isolate Arlee chromosome 21, USDA_OmykA_1.1, whole genome shotgun sequence:
- the LOC118942810 gene encoding golgin subfamily A member 6-like protein 2, which yields MGERARRREHGGESTEERARRREHGGESTGERARRREHGGESTGERAWGREHGGEKAEERAWGREHGGESMGERAWGEKAEERASTEERARRREHGGEKAEERARRREHGGESTGERARGREGGGESTGERARGREHGGESTEEKARGREHGGESTEERARGREHGGESTGERARGESTEERARRREHGGESTGERARRREHGGEKGEERARGREHGGEKGEERARGREHGGESTGERARGL from the coding sequence ATGGGGGAGAGAGCACGGAGGAGAGAGCACGGGGGAGAGAGCACGGAGGAGAGAGCACGGAGGAGAGAGCACGGAGGAGAGAGCACGGGGGAGAGAGCACGGAGGAGAGAGCACGGAGGAGAGAGCACGGGGGAGAGAGCATGGGGGAGAGAGCACGGGGGAGAGAAGGCGGAGGAGAGAGCATGGGGGAGAGAGCACGGGGGAGAGAGCATGGGGGAGAGAGCATGGGGGGAGAAGGCGGAGGAGAGAGCAAGCACGGAGGAGAGAGCACGGAGGAGAGAGCACGGGGGAGAGAAGGCAGAGGAGAGAGCACGGAGGAGAGAGCACGGAGGAGAGAGCACGGGGGAGAGAGCacgagggagagaagggggaggagagagcacgGGGGAGAGAGCACGGGGGAGAGAGCACGGGGGAGAGAGCACGGAGGAGAAAGCACGGGGGAGAGAGCACGGGGGAGAGAGCACGGAGGAGAGAGCACGGGGGAGAGAGCACGGAGGAGAGAGCACGGGGGAGAGAGCACGGGGAGAGAGCACGGAGGAGAGAGCACGGAGGAGAGAGCACGGAGGAGAGAGCACGGGGGAGAGAGCACGGAGGAGAGAGCacggaggagagaagggggaggagagagcacgGGGGAGAGAGCacggaggagagaagggggaggagagagcacgGGGGAGAGAGCACGGAGGAGAGAGCACGGGGGAGAGAGCACGGGGGCTATAG